The genomic DNA AATTCCATATCATATGCTTTTAGAAATCCTGGAAGCCCGTCCGGTCTGTTGCTGAATTCTATTGTAGGCGATAGTGTAAAATCTTTACTTACAGCCTTTAAATCAGAAATTTTATTTAAATTGTATTTTTCTTTTATTTCTTTTGTTGTAGCGATAGTGTAAGTATTATTAAAACCAAGAGGCTTCAAAAGCTTCAGTCCGTATCTTTTATCAAATTCATCTTTTACGGTATTATAAGTAGAGTCAGTATCTGAGTTACTCGGGAGCTGGAGTATATTTACCAGTGCAGTACCTGTATATTCTACATAGACGTCGATTTCCCCGTTTGTAATTCCGGTAAAGGTTATCTGCGTACTTCCGAGTCTGAGCTTTCTGTCTACTTTCAGATCTGTGTTTTCTTCTATTACATCGGAAACCATATTACCAAGAATAACTTGCTCCGAAAAGCTTTTTGATCCTACAGTTATCTTTTTCTTATTTTCTAGTGTTGTGTAAAAAATAGTACCTGCTGTAATCAAGGCAAAAATGATAATAAAAATAAGTCCGTATTTTCTTATTCTCTTATTTCTGGCAATTGTCTGTTCTGAAATTACTGTTTTACCTTTTCTAAGCGGAAGCGGAGTAACAAAATACTCAATCTTACCTACGAAGAAATCTATGGCAAGTGCCAGTATACAAGCCGGAATTGCACCAGCCAGAATTTTATTGTAGTTTACAGTCTGTATACCCGCAAAAATAAGTGAACCAAGTCCTCCTGCACCTATGAATGCCGCTACTGTCATTAATCCCACTGCAGTAACAGATGAGATTCTGATACCTGCCATTATTATCGGCAGAGCAAGAGGCATCTTTACTTTAAAAAGCCTCTGGAGTCTTGTCATTCCAATTCCTTTTGAAGCTTCCAGAGTCTGGGGATTGATAGCATTTAGTCCGGTGTAGGTGTTTTTTACAATCGGCAGCAGTGAATAAAGTATTACTACAGCTATTGCCGGGAGTACACCGATACCGAGCAGAGGTATAAAAAGCCCTAAAAGAGCCAGACTTGGAACGGCCTGTATAAGGTTAATCACTCCTATGATACCTTTGGAAAGACTTTTATAGGTATTGATCAGGATTCCCAAAGGAACTCCGATTAATATTGCAAGCAGTACAGCTATAAAGGTCAGTTTTATATGTGCAAAGGCAAGACTGAGAATATACTGGTAATTTTCAGAAACATAATTAAGAAAGTTCATTATTGTCACCTGCCTTTTCATTTTCATTGTCCAGATACTGCATACCCAGAGAAGTAACAAGGGTACCGGGAGTAATAAGACCTTTTAGTCTTTGCCGTCTGTCTACTACAGGGATTGCCGAAAGATTATTATCTATAATCAGCTGCAGAAGATTTATTATGCTGTAATCTTCATAGATAGTAAAGAGGCTTTTATTCATCACTTCGGATGCTTTGACATTATGGGAATGCACATCATTCAGTGTACGGATAGTGATTAAGCCTTCCAGCTTATCATTGCTGTCTACTATAAAGATACTGTCAACCTTGCTTTTACGCATTTTTTCTATACAGTTGCACAGCGGTTCGTCGCTGCCT from Sebaldella termitidis ATCC 33386 includes the following:
- a CDS encoding glycine betaine ABC transporter substrate-binding protein, translating into MNFLNYVSENYQYILSLAFAHIKLTFIAVLLAILIGVPLGILINTYKSLSKGIIGVINLIQAVPSLALLGLFIPLLGIGVLPAIAVVILYSLLPIVKNTYTGLNAINPQTLEASKGIGMTRLQRLFKVKMPLALPIIMAGIRISSVTAVGLMTVAAFIGAGGLGSLIFAGIQTVNYNKILAGAIPACILALAIDFFVGKIEYFVTPLPLRKGKTVISEQTIARNKRIRKYGLIFIIIFALITAGTIFYTTLENKKKITVGSKSFSEQVILGNMVSDVIEENTDLKVDRKLRLGSTQITFTGITNGEIDVYVEYTGTALVNILQLPSNSDTDSTYNTVKDEFDKRYGLKLLKPLGFNNTYTIATTKEIKEKYNLNKISDLKAVSKDFTLSPTIEFSNRPDGLPGFLKAYDMEFKAVNPVEGALRYSAIESGKSQVIDAFSTDGLLKAFELEVLEDDQHFFPPYYAVPVIRKEILEKYPQLEEAINKLAGQIDDKTMRELNYKVDKLGMEPDKVAREFLIERGFIKEK